A DNA window from Streptomyces sp. 71268 contains the following coding sequences:
- the ndk gene encoding nucleoside-diphosphate kinase — translation MSQRTLVLLKPDAVRRGLVGEILGRIENKAGWRIAALELRTLEREVLEQHYAEHVGKPFYEPLMEFMTSGPAVALVVEGERVIEGVRTLAGPTDPIAATPGSIRGDFGTIVRENLIHASDSEESAEREMKIFFPGLA, via the coding sequence ATGAGCCAGCGCACCCTCGTCCTTCTCAAGCCCGACGCGGTCAGGCGCGGTCTGGTGGGCGAGATCCTGGGCCGCATCGAGAACAAGGCCGGGTGGCGGATCGCCGCGCTGGAGCTGCGGACCCTGGAGCGCGAGGTGCTGGAGCAGCACTACGCCGAGCACGTGGGCAAGCCGTTCTACGAGCCGCTCATGGAGTTCATGACCTCCGGGCCGGCCGTGGCCCTGGTGGTCGAGGGCGAGCGGGTGATCGAGGGCGTGCGCACGCTGGCCGGCCCGACCGACCCGATCGCCGCCACTCCCGGCAGCATCCGGGGCGACTTCGGCACCATCGTGCGCGAGAACCTCATTCACGCCTCCGACTCCGAGGAGTCGGCCGAACGGGAGATGAAGATTTTCTTTCCCGGTCTCGCCTGA